In a single window of the Subtercola sp. PAMC28395 genome:
- a CDS encoding XdhC family protein, protein MLELAESLLARITAGQRVAVATVTRIDGSAPRSLGTAMAVDESGSVIGSISGGCVEGAVYEACQEVLLTGEPRIEEFGYSDDDAFAVGLACGGHIEVLVQVIDSASPAPLLAELAAAAEGQPSGLALVVSGDSPADGAVADSAPGDSAPADSAPGDSAPADSDRGGSALGDSARGYSALGAILGGGSPSSLGGRLSPTTARRLLAELASRISTGRTGRVTVDCDEGPLDVLFTVRATPPRMIIFGAVDFSSALSAAAALLGYRVTICDARPVFATAARFPAASEVIVEWPSDYLARTEVDARTVVCVLTHDDKFDVPLLEVALRLPIAYVGAMGSRKTHERRLAALRQSLSATELAALHSPIGLDLGASSPEETAVSILAEVLAAKNGASGRRLAQTDGPIHRYSGADQAVHAVTGI, encoded by the coding sequence ATGCTCGAACTGGCCGAATCGCTGCTCGCGCGCATCACCGCGGGGCAGCGCGTCGCCGTCGCCACCGTGACCCGGATCGACGGCAGCGCCCCGCGCAGCCTCGGAACAGCCATGGCCGTCGATGAGTCGGGTTCGGTGATCGGAAGCATCTCCGGCGGTTGTGTCGAGGGAGCCGTCTACGAGGCGTGCCAGGAGGTGCTGCTCACCGGGGAGCCCAGGATCGAAGAATTCGGGTACAGCGATGACGACGCGTTCGCCGTCGGCCTGGCCTGCGGCGGTCACATCGAGGTGCTCGTCCAGGTCATCGACTCCGCCTCTCCGGCCCCGCTCCTGGCCGAATTGGCGGCGGCAGCCGAGGGGCAGCCTTCCGGGCTGGCCCTCGTCGTTAGCGGCGACTCGCCTGCTGACGGTGCGGTTGCCGATAGCGCACCCGGCGATAGCGCACCCGCCGACAGCGCACCCGGCGACAGCGCACCCGCCGACAGCGACCGGGGCGGCAGCGCACTGGGTGACAGTGCGCGGGGCTACAGTGCGCTCGGCGCGATTCTCGGGGGCGGCTCTCCATCGTCGCTCGGGGGCAGGCTCTCGCCGACGACCGCCCGTCGGCTTCTCGCTGAGCTCGCCTCGCGGATCTCGACCGGCCGCACAGGCCGAGTGACGGTCGACTGCGACGAAGGCCCCCTCGACGTGCTCTTCACCGTGCGGGCAACCCCACCCCGCATGATCATCTTCGGCGCCGTCGACTTCTCGTCAGCGCTCTCGGCGGCCGCCGCCCTGTTGGGCTACCGGGTGACGATCTGCGATGCCAGGCCCGTGTTCGCCACCGCCGCCCGCTTTCCGGCTGCGTCTGAGGTGATCGTCGAGTGGCCCTCGGACTACTTGGCGCGCACCGAGGTCGACGCCCGAACCGTCGTGTGCGTGCTCACGCACGACGACAAGTTCGACGTGCCGTTGCTCGAGGTCGCACTGCGACTGCCAATTGCCTACGTCGGAGCGATGGGTTCGCGAAAGACACATGAACGCCGGCTGGCGGCGCTCAGGCAGAGCCTCTCCGCGACTGAGCTCGCTGCCCTGCATTCACCGATCGGCCTCGACCTGGGCGCGAGTTCTCCTGAGGAGACCGCCGTGTCGATCCTGGCCGAGGTGTTGGCAGCGAAGAATGGGGCGTCAGGTCGACGGCTCGCCCAGACAGACGGCCCGATCCACCGCTATTCCGGGGCAGACCAGGCGGTCCATGCCGTAACAGGCATATAA
- a CDS encoding molybdopterin-dependent oxidoreductase codes for MKFVVNGSEIEAAPRAGQVLRTLLRENEHFEVKKGCDTGDCGACSVLVDGTPVHSCVYPAHRIEGHEVTTAAGLGTLEHLSPVQQKFVDAAGFQCGFCTAGMVVTATAIAAEADKADADERLTDPAELPRLLKNNLCRCTGYRSIHDAFHGVTNVTEKSTENHTQAPTPRLGEIRRLRPLSGKEMPGEGAASTEDATPGAPAALGQPATLDDFAQHAENPAPSPSVGTSERAPAGARIVTGQERYTLDVAVPGLLHLVVLRSPHAHARIVSIDTAAAENLPGVVAVLTHHDAPEKYFSTARHENRTDDPDDTRVLDSVVRFMGQRVAVVVAESVGIAEEACRLLDVVYEVLPANFNPALATTPGTPLLHADKDAEEARIADPSANLVAAMHGEYGDVAQGLAEADVTVSGTWQTQRISAAALETHASIGWVDDDGRLVLRSSSQVPFLVQKELSRLFDLELDAIRVFTARVGGGFGSKQEIQTEDLVALAVLKTGRPVQYEMTRTDELTVVPCRHPMAVSVTLGASSTGRLTAFAVKVLSDTGAYGNHGPGVMYHSCSESISLYNSPNKRVDAEAVYTNNMPSGAFRGYGLGQVIFAVESAMDDLAIRLGMNPFELRRLNAVGPNDPLVITHVEGDDLSFGGSYGLDQCLDLAERALTTGNGVEAPTGAEWRIGEGMAASMIATIPPRGHFAEASITLSPLGEYTLNVGTSEFGNGTTTVHAQLAATALNTTADRITVRQSDTDLVPYDTGAFGSAGTVVAGKASLAAAAALAGRLCEVAESLTGVAAGEWMLDSHGLTTGTRSLSLAELATATATLPGAEATPETVAQPSTVVFNDAPEGEPFEGAVAVVESTPTGITATGSHAGDHRSICFNVQAFRVAVNTLTGDIRILQSIQAADAGFVINPEQCRGQIEGGVAQGIGTSMYEELKIGPDGTVKTRVFRNYHLPQMADLPPTEVYFTSTADDLGPYGAKSMSEAPFNPVAPALANAVRNAVGIRPYELPLSRDRVWRMLQG; via the coding sequence ATGAAATTCGTCGTCAACGGGTCAGAGATCGAGGCTGCCCCCCGGGCCGGCCAGGTGCTGCGCACCCTGCTGCGTGAGAACGAGCACTTCGAGGTCAAGAAGGGCTGCGACACCGGCGACTGCGGCGCATGCTCTGTGCTGGTCGACGGCACACCGGTTCACTCGTGCGTGTACCCGGCCCACCGCATCGAGGGGCATGAGGTGACCACGGCGGCAGGGCTCGGCACATTGGAGCACCTGAGCCCGGTGCAACAGAAATTCGTCGATGCCGCCGGATTCCAGTGCGGTTTCTGCACGGCGGGCATGGTCGTCACGGCGACCGCCATCGCCGCCGAGGCAGACAAGGCTGACGCTGACGAGAGACTCACCGACCCTGCCGAACTGCCGCGACTGTTGAAGAACAACCTCTGCCGCTGCACGGGCTATCGTTCGATCCACGACGCGTTCCACGGCGTGACGAACGTGACCGAGAAGTCGACAGAGAACCACACGCAAGCACCCACCCCGAGGCTCGGCGAGATCCGTCGGCTGCGCCCGCTCAGCGGCAAGGAGATGCCCGGCGAAGGCGCAGCATCCACCGAAGACGCCACACCCGGGGCCCCCGCCGCGCTTGGTCAGCCCGCCACTCTCGACGACTTTGCCCAGCACGCCGAGAACCCGGCACCCTCCCCCTCGGTCGGCACCTCCGAGCGAGCCCCCGCCGGCGCCCGCATCGTCACGGGCCAGGAGCGCTACACCCTCGACGTAGCCGTGCCGGGGCTGCTGCACCTCGTCGTTCTGAGAAGCCCGCACGCCCACGCCCGCATCGTCTCGATCGACACCGCCGCCGCCGAGAACCTGCCCGGCGTGGTCGCCGTGCTCACCCACCATGACGCACCAGAGAAGTACTTCTCCACGGCCCGCCACGAGAACCGCACCGACGACCCCGATGACACTCGCGTGCTCGACTCGGTTGTGCGATTCATGGGCCAGCGGGTCGCCGTTGTCGTCGCCGAATCGGTCGGTATCGCCGAAGAGGCATGCCGCCTGCTCGACGTCGTCTACGAGGTTCTGCCCGCAAACTTCAACCCCGCCCTGGCGACAACCCCCGGAACCCCGCTCCTCCACGCCGACAAAGACGCCGAAGAAGCCCGCATCGCCGACCCGTCAGCCAACCTCGTGGCAGCGATGCACGGCGAGTACGGCGACGTGGCCCAGGGACTCGCCGAAGCCGACGTCACCGTCAGCGGTACCTGGCAGACCCAGCGCATCTCGGCGGCAGCCCTCGAAACCCACGCCTCCATCGGCTGGGTCGACGACGACGGCCGCCTGGTGCTCCGCTCGAGCTCCCAGGTGCCGTTCCTCGTGCAGAAGGAGCTCTCGCGCCTCTTCGACCTGGAGCTCGACGCGATCCGGGTCTTCACCGCCCGCGTCGGCGGCGGCTTCGGCAGCAAACAGGAGATCCAGACCGAAGACCTCGTCGCCCTCGCCGTGCTGAAGACCGGCCGGCCCGTGCAGTACGAGATGACCCGCACCGACGAGCTGACCGTCGTGCCCTGCCGCCACCCGATGGCCGTCAGCGTCACCCTCGGTGCATCATCCACCGGCAGGCTCACCGCCTTCGCCGTGAAGGTGCTCTCTGACACCGGCGCGTACGGCAACCACGGCCCCGGCGTCATGTACCACAGCTGCTCCGAGTCGATCAGCCTCTACAACTCCCCCAACAAGCGCGTCGACGCCGAAGCGGTCTACACGAACAACATGCCCTCCGGCGCGTTCCGGGGTTACGGCCTCGGCCAGGTGATCTTCGCCGTCGAATCGGCGATGGATGACCTGGCCATCCGCCTCGGAATGAACCCCTTCGAGCTGCGGCGCCTCAACGCGGTCGGCCCGAACGACCCCCTTGTGATCACGCACGTCGAGGGAGACGACCTGAGTTTCGGCGGCAGCTACGGGCTCGACCAGTGCCTCGACCTCGCCGAACGGGCCCTCACCACAGGCAACGGCGTCGAAGCGCCCACCGGGGCCGAGTGGCGCATCGGCGAGGGCATGGCGGCCTCGATGATCGCCACGATCCCGCCCCGCGGCCACTTCGCCGAAGCATCCATCACCCTCAGCCCGCTCGGCGAATACACCCTGAACGTCGGCACCTCGGAGTTCGGCAACGGCACCACGACCGTGCACGCTCAGCTCGCCGCCACCGCACTGAACACCACGGCTGACCGCATCACCGTGCGCCAATCCGACACCGACCTCGTGCCTTACGACACCGGCGCCTTCGGTTCGGCGGGCACGGTCGTCGCGGGCAAGGCATCGCTCGCCGCAGCAGCCGCGCTGGCCGGGCGCCTCTGCGAGGTCGCCGAGTCGCTCACCGGCGTTGCCGCAGGCGAATGGATGCTCGATTCCCACGGCCTCACGACCGGCACCCGTTCCCTCTCCCTCGCCGAGCTCGCCACCGCAACCGCAACGTTGCCGGGCGCGGAGGCAACGCCTGAAACTGTCGCACAACCATCTACCGTGGTCTTCAACGACGCCCCAGAGGGCGAACCCTTCGAGGGCGCCGTGGCCGTCGTCGAATCGACTCCCACAGGGATCACCGCCACCGGCTCTCACGCGGGTGACCACCGCTCGATCTGCTTCAACGTGCAGGCCTTCCGGGTCGCGGTCAACACCCTGACCGGAGACATCCGTATTCTCCAGTCGATTCAGGCCGCCGACGCCGGTTTCGTGATCAACCCCGAGCAGTGCCGTGGCCAGATCGAGGGAGGGGTGGCCCAGGGCATCGGAACGTCGATGTACGAGGAGCTGAAGATCGGCCCCGACGGCACCGTCAAGACGCGCGTGTTCCGCAACTACCACCTGCCGCAGATGGCGGATCTGCCGCCCACGGAGGTCTATTTCACGTCGACAGCCGATGACCTGGGGCCGTACGGCGCCAAGTCCATGAGTGAGGCACCGTTCAATCCGGTGGCCCCCGCACTGGCAAACGCGGTGCGCAACGCTGTGGGTATCAGGCCGTACGAGCTGCCGCTGTCACGCGACAGGGTGTGGCGAATGCTGCAGGGCTGA
- a CDS encoding xanthine dehydrogenase family protein subunit M, giving the protein MDLNTVTEVSLARSRADLSALGPTVVPLAGGSALYGEPQDHLTGLVDLMTLGWPSLTVVDDGLEIAATCTVAELSTFPSQPGWNAHPAFYQCCTAFLAGFKVWNVATVGGNLCAALPAGPMTSLAAALDGEALVWLADGTEQRMPVTDFITGNKTTALNPGDVLRSITLPIHSLEARVAFRKIALSPIGRSGLVILGRVDKDDSFVLTVTGGTVRPIQLRYASLPSAETLKADVLAITEWFSDAHGAADWRRGVAAVLAEEIREELS; this is encoded by the coding sequence GTGGATCTCAATACCGTCACCGAGGTCTCGCTTGCGAGAAGTCGCGCAGACCTGTCGGCTCTGGGCCCGACCGTCGTGCCGCTGGCCGGCGGCTCTGCGCTCTACGGCGAGCCCCAAGACCACCTCACCGGGCTCGTCGACCTGATGACGCTCGGATGGCCGTCGCTCACCGTCGTCGACGACGGGCTCGAGATCGCAGCGACCTGCACGGTAGCCGAGCTCTCGACGTTTCCGTCGCAACCGGGCTGGAACGCGCATCCGGCGTTCTACCAGTGCTGCACCGCCTTTCTGGCCGGATTCAAGGTCTGGAACGTCGCGACCGTCGGCGGCAACCTCTGTGCGGCTCTCCCCGCAGGCCCCATGACCTCCCTCGCAGCTGCCCTCGACGGCGAGGCGCTGGTCTGGCTGGCCGACGGCACAGAGCAACGGATGCCCGTTACCGACTTCATCACCGGCAACAAGACCACGGCGCTGAACCCCGGCGACGTTCTGCGTTCGATCACGCTCCCAATACACTCCCTTGAAGCGCGCGTGGCGTTCCGCAAGATCGCCCTCTCACCGATCGGCCGCTCGGGTCTCGTGATTCTCGGGCGCGTCGACAAGGATGACTCCTTCGTGCTGACCGTCACCGGCGGCACGGTTCGCCCCATTCAGCTGCGCTACGCCTCGCTGCCCTCGGCAGAAACTCTGAAGGCCGATGTCCTCGCCATCACCGAGTGGTTCAGCGACGCTCACGGCGCTGCCGACTGGCGCCGGGGCGTTGCCGCAGTGCTCGCCGAAGAGATCCGGGAGGAGCTGTCATGA
- a CDS encoding glycine--tRNA ligase encodes MADQSRLDAVITLAQHRGFVFPSGDIYGGTRSAWDYGPLGVALKENIKKQWWNSFIRQRRDMVGLDSAVILPSAVWEASGHVKVFSDPLTESLITHKRYRADHLFEAYEAEHGFPPANGLDDIADPEHPTKVGQWSPIRQFSGMLKTYLGVVDDETGLHYLRPETAQGIFTNFANVLQTSRKKPPFGIGQIGKAFRNEITPGNFIFRTREFEQMEIEFFVKPGTDEEWHQKWMDAVWDWFIELGMTPENIRWFEHPKDKLSHYSKRTVDIEYKFNFTGSEWGELMGVANRTDFDLKTHTDASGKDLSYFDQANNERFIPYVIEPSFGLTRALMAFLLDSYDEEQVPNAKGGTDKRTVLHLDPRLAPVKVAVLPLSRNDTLIPLAQKIADDLSLSWDVDYDDTQAIGRRYRRQDEIGTPYCVTVDFDSLEDNAVTVRDRDSMKQERVPIAELQGYLAERLVGA; translated from the coding sequence ATGGCCGACCAGTCCCGACTCGATGCAGTCATCACGCTCGCGCAGCACCGCGGTTTCGTCTTCCCTTCGGGAGACATCTACGGCGGCACGCGCTCGGCGTGGGACTACGGGCCCCTGGGAGTGGCGCTCAAGGAGAACATCAAGAAGCAGTGGTGGAACAGCTTCATTCGCCAGCGCCGCGACATGGTGGGGCTCGACTCGGCGGTCATTCTGCCGTCGGCCGTGTGGGAGGCTTCGGGGCACGTCAAGGTGTTCTCCGACCCTCTGACCGAGTCGCTGATCACGCACAAGCGGTACCGCGCCGACCACTTGTTCGAGGCCTATGAGGCTGAGCACGGGTTTCCTCCGGCGAACGGGCTCGACGACATTGCTGACCCCGAGCATCCGACCAAGGTCGGCCAGTGGTCGCCGATTCGCCAGTTCTCGGGAATGCTGAAGACCTACCTCGGCGTCGTGGACGACGAGACGGGCCTGCACTACCTGCGCCCCGAGACCGCCCAGGGCATCTTCACGAACTTCGCGAACGTGCTGCAGACGAGCCGCAAGAAGCCGCCGTTCGGCATCGGCCAGATCGGCAAGGCGTTTCGCAACGAGATCACTCCCGGAAACTTCATCTTTCGCACGCGCGAGTTCGAGCAGATGGAGATCGAGTTCTTCGTCAAGCCCGGCACCGACGAAGAGTGGCACCAGAAATGGATGGATGCTGTCTGGGACTGGTTCATCGAACTCGGTATGACGCCAGAGAACATCCGCTGGTTCGAGCACCCGAAAGACAAGCTGTCGCACTACTCGAAGCGCACAGTCGACATCGAGTACAAGTTCAACTTCACGGGTAGCGAGTGGGGTGAGCTGATGGGCGTGGCGAACCGCACCGACTTCGACCTGAAGACGCACACCGACGCCTCGGGCAAAGACCTCAGCTACTTCGACCAGGCCAACAACGAGCGGTTCATTCCGTATGTGATTGAGCCGTCGTTCGGCCTGACCCGTGCGCTGATGGCGTTCTTGCTCGACTCGTACGACGAAGAGCAGGTGCCGAACGCCAAGGGCGGCACCGACAAGCGCACGGTGCTGCACCTCGACCCGCGCCTGGCGCCGGTGAAGGTTGCCGTGCTGCCGCTCTCGCGGAACGACACGCTGATTCCGCTGGCCCAGAAGATCGCCGACGACCTGTCTCTGTCGTGGGATGTCGACTACGACGACACGCAGGCGATCGGGCGCCGGTACCGCCGGCAAGACGAGATCGGCACGCCGTATTGTGTCACGGTGGACTTCGACTCGCTCGAAGACAACGCGGTGACCGTGCGCGACCGCGACTCGATGAAGCAGGAGCGCGTGCCGATCGCGGAGCTGCAGGGGTACCTTGCGGAGCGGCTCGTCGGCGCGTAG
- a CDS encoding Fic family protein: MTWPAHTSRVVPWQSQSRRGTREDRMLREITVSLPPLIAERSYVTPSSLVRETEDAVRDITTLDRETLGPIGALGSLLLRTESISSSKIEQIEASIDDYARAVAGIKANESATSMVAATTALSEMIHSAGSKRRIELDDILAAHKILMAEDPTDAPYAGTLRTVQNWIMGSDHSPRGAIHVPPPPETVSEYMTDLIAFANRDDVPAVAQAAIVHAQFESIHPFTDGNGRIGRALINAVFRRRGLTENTVIPIASAMVANRQQYFDLVNDYRTGTIDPFVRSLAAAMTVSARESRVSAGRLAVLPSEWQAAANPRVGSALTKILEGLAEHPILSAEDAIRFTGAPSSSIYAAMERLEAAGIIHQVTNRQRDKVWGATQVLDELDELTKRIAVEMNRAG; the protein is encoded by the coding sequence ATGACCTGGCCTGCGCACACGTCGCGCGTCGTTCCCTGGCAGTCCCAGTCGAGGCGCGGCACCAGAGAAGACCGGATGCTGCGGGAGATCACTGTCTCGCTGCCGCCCCTCATAGCCGAGCGGAGCTACGTGACTCCGAGCAGTCTGGTGCGAGAGACCGAAGACGCGGTTCGTGACATCACCACCCTCGACCGCGAAACTCTCGGGCCGATCGGCGCGCTCGGCAGTCTCCTCCTCCGAACGGAGTCAATTTCGTCGTCGAAGATCGAACAGATCGAAGCAAGCATCGACGACTACGCCCGGGCTGTCGCTGGAATCAAAGCAAATGAATCCGCGACGTCGATGGTGGCGGCCACCACTGCGCTCAGCGAGATGATCCATTCGGCCGGGTCAAAGCGACGTATCGAGCTGGATGACATCCTCGCCGCACACAAGATCCTCATGGCCGAAGACCCGACGGACGCACCGTATGCCGGCACGCTCCGAACGGTGCAGAACTGGATCATGGGCTCCGACCATTCCCCCCGTGGGGCGATCCACGTGCCGCCGCCTCCCGAGACGGTCAGCGAATACATGACCGATCTGATCGCGTTCGCCAATCGCGACGATGTTCCTGCGGTCGCCCAGGCGGCAATCGTGCACGCCCAGTTCGAGTCGATTCACCCCTTCACCGACGGCAATGGTCGAATCGGGCGCGCGCTCATCAACGCCGTGTTTCGTCGACGAGGTCTCACGGAGAACACCGTCATCCCGATCGCTTCTGCAATGGTCGCCAACCGCCAGCAGTATTTCGACCTCGTCAACGACTACCGCACGGGCACCATCGATCCATTCGTACGCAGCCTCGCCGCGGCGATGACGGTCTCCGCCCGCGAGTCCCGGGTGTCTGCCGGCAGACTCGCCGTGCTTCCCAGCGAATGGCAAGCGGCCGCAAACCCTCGTGTCGGGAGCGCCCTGACGAAGATTCTCGAGGGGCTCGCCGAGCATCCGATTCTCTCAGCCGAAGACGCCATCAGGTTCACCGGGGCGCCGTCGTCGAGCATCTACGCGGCAATGGAGCGACTCGAAGCCGCCGGAATCATTCACCAGGTCACGAACCGCCAGCGCGACAAGGTCTGGGGTGCGACCCAAGTGCTCGATGAACTCGACGAACTCACCAAACGAATCGCCGTCGAGATGAATCGCGCCGGCTGA